The DNA sequence TTTTAATAGAGTTGTCAACATGAGATTCTGCTGCAAAGTGAATTACCCCTTGAATATCGTATTCATTAAAGATAAACTCTACTAATTCACGATTACAAATATCTCCTTTGATAAATTTATATCTAGGATTGCCTTCACACTCTTTTAGATTATCTAAGTTTCCTGCATAAGTTAACAGGTCTAAATTAACTAGCTTGTATTCCGGATATTTTTCTAAAAAATATGGTACAAAGTTTGAGCCAATAAAGCCTGCTGTTCCTGTTAATAAAATTGATTTCATTATTTTCTTTCTCCCATTTTTCTTAAACACTCATCGAGTGAATCTTTCCAGTATGGTATCGCAATACTGAAAGTTTGTTTGATTTTTGATTTGTTTAGTAAAGAGTAATGCGGTCTTTTTGCCGGTGTTGGGTACTCTTTTGTCTCAATCGGATTGATTGTACAATCAAGCTTTGCCATACGCATAATTTCTTTAGCAAAGTCATACCAAGAAAGCACACCTTCATTTGAGTAGTGGTATATGTCGACGTTACTATTTTCAATCTTTGGTAATATCTCTAAAATTGCTTGTGCTAAATCTTTTGCATATGTAGGAGTCCCTACCTGATCAAAAATAACACCAAGTTGTTCTTTTTCCTTCCCTAAGCGAAGCATTGTTTTTACAAAGTTTGCTCCATATGAGCTATATACCCATGATGTCCTGATAATTATAGAGTTTTTAGGATTTATCTCTTGTAATGCTTTTTCTCCACCAAGTTTTGTTTTTCCATATATACCGTTTGGAGCTACATTATCATCTTCTGTATACGGTTTGTAGTTCTCTCCGTCAAATATATAATCGGTACTAATATGTACGAGCTTGATATTTTTCTCTTTTGCTATCTCTGCCATATTTTGAACAGCTATATGATTTACCAAGTCTGCACTTACTTCATCAGATTCAGCTTTATCAAC is a window from the Sulfurimonas sp. C5 genome containing:
- the rfbD gene encoding dTDP-4-dehydrorhamnose reductase codes for the protein MPNILVTGSNGQVGSEIKELSNNYPANYFFTDKESLDITDKNILSNYIQEHNIDTIINCAAYTAVDKAESDEVSADLVNHIAVQNMAEIAKEKNIKLVHISTDYIFDGENYKPYTEDDNVAPNGIYGKTKLGGEKALQEINPKNSIIIRTSWVYSSYGANFVKTMLRLGKEKEQLGVIFDQVGTPTYAKDLAQAILEILPKIENSNVDIYHYSNEGVLSWYDFAKEIMRMAKLDCTINPIETKEYPTPAKRPHYSLLNKSKIKQTFSIAIPYWKDSLDECLRKMGERK